From a single Streptomyces sp. 1331.2 genomic region:
- the typA gene encoding translational GTPase TypA, giving the protein MPTRNDIRNVAIVAHVDHGKTTLVDAMLKQAGAFAAHQQLDDRMMDSNDLEREKGITILAKNTAVKYHPKDGGAPITINIIDTPGHADFGGEVERGLSMVDAVVLLVDASEGPLPQTRFVLRKALSARLPVILCINKTDRPDSRIDEVINETYDLFLDLDADEDQIEFPIVYACARDGVASLTKPENGTVPADSTNLEPFFSTLLEHVPAPSYDEDAPLQAHVTNLDADNFLGRIALLRVEQGELRKGQTVAWIKRDGSIQNVRISELLMTEALTRKPAEVAGPGDICAVAGISDIMIGETLADPENPIALPLITVDEPAISMTIGTNTSPLVGRGGSGKGADAKSGAKVDRKVTARQVKDRLDRELIGNVSLRVLDTERPDAWEVQGRGELALAILIETMRREGFELTVGKPQVVTKEVNGKTHEPVERLTVDVPEEHMGAVTQLMGIRKGRMDNMSNHGSGWVRMEFVVPSRGLIGFRTEFLTNTRGTGIAHSIHEGHEPWFGTLTTRNNGSLVADRAGVVTAFAMTNLQERGVLFCEPGTEVYEGMIVGENSRSDDMDVNITKEKKLTNMRSSNADVAESIVPPRKLSLEQSLEFCREDECIEVTPETVRIRKVVLDQKDRGRTASRAKKA; this is encoded by the coding sequence ATGCCCACGCGCAACGACATCCGTAACGTCGCCATCGTCGCCCACGTCGACCACGGCAAGACCACGCTGGTCGACGCCATGCTCAAGCAGGCCGGCGCCTTCGCCGCCCACCAGCAGCTCGACGACCGCATGATGGACTCGAACGACCTGGAGCGCGAGAAGGGCATCACCATTCTCGCGAAGAACACCGCGGTCAAGTACCACCCGAAGGATGGTGGCGCGCCGATCACCATCAACATCATCGACACCCCGGGCCACGCCGACTTCGGTGGTGAGGTCGAGCGCGGTCTGTCGATGGTGGACGCGGTCGTCCTGCTGGTCGACGCCTCCGAGGGCCCGCTGCCGCAGACCCGCTTCGTGCTGCGCAAGGCGCTGAGCGCGCGGCTGCCCGTCATCCTCTGCATCAACAAGACGGACCGCCCGGACTCCCGGATCGACGAGGTCATCAACGAGACCTACGACCTGTTCCTGGACCTGGACGCGGACGAGGACCAGATCGAGTTCCCGATCGTCTACGCCTGCGCCCGTGACGGCGTCGCCTCGCTGACCAAGCCGGAGAACGGCACCGTTCCCGCGGACAGCACCAACCTGGAGCCGTTCTTCTCCACCCTGCTGGAGCACGTCCCGGCCCCCAGCTACGACGAGGACGCCCCGCTGCAGGCGCACGTCACCAACCTGGACGCCGACAACTTCCTCGGCCGCATCGCGCTGCTGCGCGTCGAGCAGGGCGAGCTGCGCAAGGGCCAGACCGTGGCCTGGATCAAGCGCGACGGCTCGATCCAGAACGTCCGCATCTCCGAGCTGCTGATGACCGAGGCGCTCACCCGCAAGCCGGCCGAGGTGGCGGGCCCCGGTGACATCTGCGCCGTCGCCGGCATCTCCGACATCATGATCGGCGAGACCCTGGCCGACCCGGAGAACCCGATCGCGCTGCCGCTGATCACGGTGGACGAGCCGGCCATCTCGATGACCATCGGCACCAACACCTCGCCGCTGGTCGGCCGTGGCGGCTCCGGCAAGGGCGCGGACGCCAAGTCCGGCGCCAAGGTCGACCGCAAGGTCACCGCCCGCCAGGTGAAGGACCGCCTGGACCGCGAGCTGATCGGTAACGTCTCGCTGCGCGTGCTGGACACCGAGCGTCCGGACGCCTGGGAGGTGCAGGGCCGCGGTGAGCTGGCGCTGGCCATCCTGATCGAGACCATGCGCCGCGAAGGCTTCGAGCTGACCGTCGGCAAGCCGCAGGTCGTCACCAAGGAGGTCAACGGCAAGACCCACGAGCCGGTCGAGCGCCTCACGGTCGACGTGCCGGAGGAGCACATGGGCGCCGTCACGCAGCTCATGGGCATCCGCAAGGGCCGGATGGACAACATGTCCAACCACGGCTCGGGCTGGGTCCGGATGGAGTTCGTCGTGCCGTCCCGCGGTCTGATCGGCTTCCGGACCGAGTTCCTCACCAACACCCGCGGCACCGGCATCGCGCACTCGATCCACGAGGGCCACGAGCCGTGGTTCGGCACCCTGACCACCCGCAACAACGGCTCGCTGGTCGCCGACCGCGCCGGCGTGGTGACCGCCTTCGCGATGACCAACCTGCAGGAGCGCGGCGTGCTCTTCTGCGAGCCGGGCACCGAGGTGTACGAGGGCATGATCGTCGGCGAGAACTCGCGCTCCGACGACATGGACGTGAACATCACCAAGGAGAAGAAGCTCACCAACATGCGGTCCTCGAACGCCGACGTGGCCGAGTCGATCGTCCCGCCGCGCAAGCTCTCGCTGGAGCAGTCGCTGGAGTTCTGCCGCGAGGACGAGTGCATCGAGGTGACCCCGGAGACGGTTCGCATCCGTAAGGTCGTGCTGGACCAGAAGGACCGCGGACGTACTGCCTCGCGTGCCAAGAAGGCATGA